A region of Candidatus Polarisedimenticolia bacterium DNA encodes the following proteins:
- a CDS encoding VOC family protein translates to MIDHITLNVKDAKKSRQFFTEALAPLGYQVVMEYPGGVGFGIGGKPDFWIRKRTPSAGGTHVAFTSKERSKVDAFYGAAIKAGGKDNGKPGIREHYHPSYYGAFVLDPDGNNIEAVCHEAVD, encoded by the coding sequence ATGATCGATCACATCACGCTGAACGTCAAAGACGCCAAGAAGAGCCGCCAGTTCTTCACCGAGGCGCTCGCGCCGCTCGGGTACCAGGTCGTCATGGAATATCCGGGCGGCGTCGGCTTCGGAATCGGGGGGAAGCCCGATTTCTGGATCCGCAAGAGGACCCCTTCCGCCGGCGGCACGCACGTCGCCTTCACCTCCAAGGAGCGCTCGAAGGTGGACGCGTTCTATGGCGCCGCCATCAAGGCGGGCGGCAAGGACAACGGAAAGCCGGGAATTCGCGAGCACTACCATCCGAGCTATTACGGCGCGTTCGTCCTCGATCCCGACGGCAACAACATCGAAGCAGTCTGTCACGAGGCGGTGGACTGA